In one window of Paraflavitalea soli DNA:
- a CDS encoding VOC family protein: MLALQQVHHIAIICSDYERSKQFYTDILGFTIQQEVYRAARQSFKLDLCLNGQYLIELFSFPDPPPRPSGPEACGLRHLAFGVTDIEAAVTWLHSKGVVVEAIRTDEYTGRRFTFFADPDGLPLELYSN, encoded by the coding sequence ATGTTAGCGCTTCAGCAAGTACATCATATCGCCATCATCTGTTCGGACTACGAACGGTCGAAACAGTTTTATACTGACATATTGGGTTTTACCATTCAGCAGGAAGTGTACCGGGCGGCCCGGCAATCTTTTAAGCTGGACCTTTGCCTCAACGGGCAATACCTGATCGAGTTGTTTTCCTTTCCCGATCCCCCACCCCGTCCGAGTGGTCCGGAGGCCTGTGGATTGCGGCATCTGGCATTTGGTGTAACTGACATCGAAGCGGCGGTTACCTGGCTTCATTCGAAGGGGGTAGTAGTTGAAGCGATCCGCACGGATGAATACACGGGCCGTCGATTTACTTTTTTTGCTGATCCGGATGGTTTGCCGCTGGAATTGTATTCTAATTGA
- a CDS encoding BNR-repeat neuraminidase N-terminal domain-containing protein produces the protein MQKFLHKWRLVLLLTLISCLNSIDSFSQLSFSFTSVSGTWNAISGTTVFTNNEDDRLSSNLFLGFTFYYAGGAYSDFRVSTNGWLSLGNNTTNTLNSNALTTTGNGPIIAPLWDDLWIPGGGLTYAVTGTTGSRILTVQWNNARWNYNANGAVISFQVKLYEGTNIIEFIYDQNNKSVNNGSASIGINGGVSATDFYSVSGLDGSAVATYGSETNWLYQKPEDGRTYRWTPNNMTYVSSTTGQITANVSKCNTQQQGIISVQVVTKGVTSPINLTQMKFDIVTTAVANLTGIHVYYTGDASGFAPANELGGATITPVSTTITVNGTQKLVPGTNYFWIAYDISPTAVVSQTLDARCTEITVAGTAYAPSVTNPPSWRTIVACSPAPGGITGASFWVKADAGTSSTTDNTRISSWNDQSGNARHATNGTANNQPRYRNTATKNMNFNPVVDFDEAAQATSDADFMDITSNGVMSTASNPYEVYAVIVPGANNLTTPGKFLFAGEAGMNKFNSFDVRSGYSVNDSWNMNDQIVSNVWTTDMLSMFTFDYNYSRRETFRAGTSLGTQAGFGRIATNMNNALGYQKSGNLEFYDGGIAEIITYANTSHGTTTREKVETYLGIKYGVTLGHNYRASDNTIVWNVATNAAYNNNIIGIARDDNGALLQKQSRSTSTNPDIMTIYIGPSETVNQATNTGTFTAGDKSYFIVGHNNGLPYASYTVLGDRPTGICCRIGREWLVQKTNFTNTDVKLKFNFDAITPGYVSLNTSDLRLLVDADGDFTNATILTTPTISITTSGGVAIVTVPASVFNSTPYLTLGSISTNTSLPLVLKSFSGLCREQTVQVKWTTATNVIGDFSVERSSDKVNFSAAGTVKPNASGNYVWTDQSPLPGTIYYRLKTVNENGMVLYSPIITVNSCNTTSILLSTNAVTNESTLMLQLSQNSLTEITLFDLMGRRSDVAGLTGKRSMEKGVHYIPVNIPGTVAGMYLLHVVVNGERHVYRIIKK, from the coding sequence ATGCAAAAATTTCTACACAAGTGGAGGCTTGTGTTATTGCTAACATTGATTAGCTGCTTAAACAGTATTGATTCCTTCAGCCAACTAAGCTTTAGCTTCACTTCGGTAAGCGGAACCTGGAACGCTATCTCTGGTACTACCGTATTTACCAACAACGAGGACGATAGATTGTCCAGTAATTTATTCCTTGGTTTTACTTTTTATTATGCCGGTGGCGCTTATTCTGATTTCAGGGTGAGTACCAATGGATGGCTTAGTTTGGGAAACAATACCACGAATACGCTGAACAGCAACGCCCTTACTACTACTGGCAATGGTCCAATTATTGCGCCTTTATGGGATGACCTGTGGATACCGGGTGGCGGTCTTACCTACGCGGTGACCGGCACTACGGGCAGCCGGATATTAACGGTTCAATGGAATAATGCACGCTGGAACTATAATGCAAACGGTGCTGTCATCTCCTTTCAGGTGAAATTGTATGAAGGCACGAACATTATTGAATTTATTTATGATCAGAATAATAAATCAGTCAACAATGGCTCGGCCTCAATAGGTATCAATGGCGGTGTAAGTGCGACCGATTTTTATTCCGTCAGTGGTCTCGATGGTTCTGCAGTAGCCACCTATGGATCGGAAACTAACTGGCTTTATCAAAAGCCTGAAGATGGCCGGACCTACAGGTGGACACCCAACAATATGACCTACGTGTCTTCTACTACCGGACAGATCACGGCCAATGTTTCAAAATGTAATACGCAGCAACAAGGTATTATTAGTGTGCAGGTAGTAACAAAGGGGGTGACCTCTCCCATCAATCTTACACAGATGAAGTTTGACATTGTTACTACAGCGGTAGCCAACCTGACCGGCATCCACGTTTATTACACGGGAGATGCGAGTGGTTTTGCCCCGGCCAATGAGTTGGGAGGCGCTACCATTACCCCTGTTTCAACCACGATCACTGTTAATGGAACACAAAAGCTGGTGCCGGGAACCAATTATTTCTGGATAGCTTATGATATAAGTCCTACAGCGGTTGTATCACAAACGCTGGATGCGCGGTGTACTGAGATCACTGTGGCAGGAACTGCCTATGCGCCTTCGGTAACGAATCCTCCCAGTTGGCGAACGATCGTTGCCTGCAGCCCGGCGCCGGGTGGTATTACGGGCGCCAGTTTCTGGGTGAAGGCGGATGCAGGGACCTCGAGTACTACAGATAATACGAGGATAAGCAGTTGGAATGATCAATCGGGTAATGCCCGGCATGCTACCAATGGTACTGCCAACAACCAGCCGAGGTATAGGAATACGGCTACCAAAAACATGAATTTCAACCCCGTGGTTGATTTTGATGAAGCGGCGCAAGCTACGTCTGATGCCGACTTTATGGATATTACAAGTAATGGCGTAATGTCTACAGCCAGCAATCCCTACGAAGTGTATGCGGTGATCGTTCCCGGCGCGAATAACCTGACCACGCCCGGTAAGTTCCTGTTTGCCGGAGAGGCAGGTATGAATAAGTTCAATTCCTTTGATGTGCGTAGTGGCTATTCTGTCAATGACAGCTGGAATATGAATGACCAGATTGTTAGCAATGTGTGGACGACAGACATGCTCAGTATGTTTACGTTTGATTATAATTATTCCCGCCGTGAAACCTTCCGGGCAGGTACCTCCCTGGGCACGCAGGCAGGATTTGGCCGGATTGCCACCAATATGAATAATGCACTGGGCTATCAAAAAAGTGGTAACCTTGAATTCTATGATGGCGGCATCGCTGAGATCATCACCTATGCGAATACCTCACATGGCACTACTACACGGGAGAAAGTGGAAACCTACCTGGGCATTAAATATGGAGTGACGCTGGGACATAATTATCGGGCCTCCGACAACACCATTGTATGGAATGTGGCCACCAATGCCGCTTATAACAATAATATTATTGGTATTGCCCGGGATGATAATGGCGCCTTGCTACAAAAGCAATCCAGGAGTACCTCCACCAATCCTGATATTATGACGATTTATATCGGGCCAAGCGAAACGGTAAACCAGGCCACCAATACCGGCACCTTTACCGCCGGCGATAAATCGTACTTTATTGTGGGGCATAATAATGGTCTTCCCTATGCATCCTATACGGTTCTGGGCGATCGGCCAACGGGCATTTGCTGCCGCATTGGACGGGAATGGCTGGTTCAAAAGACCAATTTTACGAATACAGATGTAAAGCTAAAGTTCAATTTTGATGCGATTACACCAGGCTACGTATCCCTCAATACCAGCGACTTGCGGCTGCTGGTAGATGCCGATGGGGATTTCACCAATGCTACGATATTGACTACGCCCACCATCAGCATTACGACTTCGGGTGGTGTAGCTATAGTGACTGTTCCTGCTTCTGTTTTCAACAGTACACCCTACTTAACATTGGGGTCCATCTCTACCAATACTTCCCTGCCACTGGTGCTGAAATCGTTCTCGGGTTTGTGCAGAGAGCAGACTGTACAAGTGAAATGGACCACGGCTACGAATGTTATTGGCGACTTTAGCGTTGAACGCAGTAGCGATAAGGTCAACTTCTCTGCAGCCGGTACTGTTAAGCCAAATGCATCCGGCAACTATGTATGGACCGATCAGTCGCCACTGCCAGGTACTATTTATTACCGGTTGAAGACGGTCAATGAAAATGGCATGGTGTTGTACTCTCCCATCATCACGGTGAACAGCTGTAATACCACCAGTATATTATTGTCGACGAATGCAGTGACGAATGAATCGACGTTGATGCTGCAGTTGTCGCAGAACAGCCTGACGGAAATTACCTTGTTTGATCTGATGGGACGCCGTTCTGATGTAGCCGGCCTTACAGGCAAGCGCAGCATGGAGAAAGGTGTTCATTATATACCAGTGAATATTCCGGGTACGGTGGCGGGTATGTACCTGCTGCACGTGGTGGTGAATGGGGAGCGGCATGTATACAGGATCATCAAAAAATAA